In Aneurinibacillus migulanus, a single window of DNA contains:
- a CDS encoding CtsR family transcriptional regulator gives MRNISDIIEQHLKSILQQGDGSVEIQRSELADKFQCVPSQINYVISTRFTVEKGYLVESKRGGGGYIRIRKIEIIDNKRFYHMLMEAIGQSITSAACDNIIERLREEGIISPREMHMMKAATGRVISAVPVPVRDRLRADILRAMLTAIFIY, from the coding sequence ATGCGGAACATATCGGACATCATTGAACAGCATCTGAAGAGCATTCTTCAACAAGGCGATGGGTCGGTGGAAATCCAGCGCAGCGAATTGGCTGATAAGTTCCAGTGTGTACCTTCGCAGATTAACTACGTAATCAGTACCCGGTTTACCGTCGAGAAAGGCTACCTTGTAGAAAGTAAACGGGGCGGCGGTGGATATATTCGTATCCGTAAGATTGAGATTATTGACAATAAGCGTTTTTATCACATGTTGATGGAAGCGATCGGCCAGAGTATAACGTCAGCAGCCTGTGACAATATTATTGAACGGCTGCGAGAAGAAGGAATCATCTCGCCGAGGGAAATGCATATGATGAAGGCAGCCACCGGAAGGGTTATTTCGGCTGTGCCGGTTCCGGTTAGAGACCGTCTACGTGCAGATATTCTTCGAGCGATGTTAACTGCAATTTTTATTTATTAA
- a CDS encoding HAD family hydrolase → MTEALKSSTGTIQLAVFFDMDGTLLQTENVALPAAKDAFENLKREGVYKGETPTREQILNVFGMTIEQIWNTLMPDASQEVKERANTLMLEYEIERLKNGEGKLYDGVFDALTRLKENGIPVFVVSNGEKAYIEAVVEHTGLSPLFTDLYSAGRFQTKTKNELVSRLLNDYCIKHAIMVGDRHSDVEAGKVNGLYTIACDFGFATEGELDGADTCVTAFADIMHIIDSYVENLK, encoded by the coding sequence ATGACAGAAGCGTTGAAATCTTCTACAGGCACGATTCAGCTTGCAGTGTTCTTTGATATGGACGGAACACTGCTGCAAACGGAAAATGTAGCATTGCCTGCGGCAAAGGATGCATTCGAGAATTTGAAACGGGAGGGTGTGTATAAAGGGGAAACACCTACCAGGGAGCAAATCTTGAACGTATTTGGCATGACAATAGAACAAATTTGGAACACGCTTATGCCCGATGCATCACAGGAAGTAAAGGAAAGAGCGAATACATTAATGCTCGAATACGAAATCGAACGGTTAAAGAACGGAGAAGGAAAGCTATATGATGGGGTATTCGATGCGCTGACTCGTCTCAAGGAAAACGGAATTCCGGTGTTTGTTGTAAGCAACGGAGAAAAAGCGTATATTGAGGCCGTGGTAGAGCATACGGGATTATCACCGTTATTTACGGATTTGTACAGTGCAGGACGTTTCCAGACGAAAACAAAGAACGAGCTTGTCTCCAGGCTACTGAACGACTATTGTATCAAGCATGCGATTATGGTCGGTGACCGTCACTCGGACGTGGAAGCGGGCAAGGTGAACGGGTTGTACACGATCGCCTGTGATTTTGGCTTCGCTACAGAAGGAGAGTTGGACGGTGCCGACACGTGTGTTACGGCGTTTGCTGATATTATGCACATAATTGATTCTTATGTAGAAAACCTGAAGTAA
- the pstB gene encoding phosphate ABC transporter ATP-binding protein PstB produces MIEAKSLNLWYGDFHAIKNINMAIEKNKVTAFIGPSGCGKSTFLRAINRMHEVIEGAKVEGEILLEGENIYNPDRDPVTVRQQVGMVFQKPNPFPTMSIYDNVAAGLRINGFKNKKKLDEIVERCLTQAGLWNEVKDRLSKNAMGLSGGQQQRLCIARTLAVEPEVVLMDEPTSALDPISTQKVEELLFELKKKYTIIIVTHNMQQAARVSDHTAFFLLGEMVEFDQTETIFTNPQDKRTEDYITGRFG; encoded by the coding sequence ATGATTGAAGCAAAAAGCCTGAATCTATGGTATGGCGATTTTCATGCGATTAAAAATATTAATATGGCTATTGAAAAAAATAAGGTAACTGCGTTTATCGGTCCTTCCGGTTGTGGAAAATCAACGTTTTTACGGGCGATTAACCGCATGCATGAAGTTATTGAAGGTGCAAAAGTAGAAGGTGAAATTTTGCTTGAAGGCGAGAATATTTATAATCCAGACCGTGATCCGGTAACGGTGCGCCAGCAGGTAGGAATGGTGTTCCAGAAGCCGAACCCGTTTCCGACCATGTCTATTTATGATAATGTAGCGGCGGGGCTTCGGATTAACGGATTCAAAAATAAGAAGAAGCTGGACGAAATTGTGGAGCGATGCCTGACACAAGCTGGTCTGTGGAATGAGGTTAAAGATCGCTTAAGCAAAAATGCTATGGGCTTATCCGGCGGTCAGCAACAGCGTCTGTGCATTGCTCGTACGTTGGCTGTAGAGCCGGAAGTTGTGCTGATGGATGAGCCTACCTCTGCGCTGGATCCGATTTCTACGCAAAAAGTAGAAGAACTGTTGTTTGAATTGAAGAAGAAGTATACCATCATTATTGTCACGCATAATATGCAACAAGCTGCACGTGTATCTGACCACACAGCCTTCTTTTTGCTGGGTGAGATGGTCGAATTTGATCAAACAGAGACCATTTTTACTAATCCGCAAGATAAACGTACAGAAGATTATATTACAGGACGCTTTGGCTAA
- the pstA gene encoding phosphate ABC transporter permease PstA: protein MESVLESVKEQKMNKLNAKLGRRRAFSFFMVGLTILSMILALTPLFSILGYVLVKGIPALNVAFFTELPAPPGEAGGGMANGIVGTFTLIGLASLIGVPVGLMAGVFLSEYGRNRFGKLVSFLTDIMLGVPSIVVGIVVYALVVLWMGGFSAYAGGVALAFIMIPAVTRTTEEMLKLVPNHIREAGLALGIPKWRVIMLIILPTALRGIITGIMLAVARVSGETAPLLFTAFGNMYWNQSLNEPIASMPVLVFNYAISPYAEWQAQAWAGALTLILIVLVLNVSARLVTRKR from the coding sequence ATGGAAAGTGTATTGGAAAGCGTCAAAGAACAGAAAATGAATAAACTGAACGCCAAGCTGGGTCGGCGCCGTGCGTTTAGCTTTTTTATGGTCGGTTTGACTATCTTAAGTATGATTCTGGCACTTACCCCCCTGTTCAGCATTCTTGGATATGTTCTCGTAAAAGGAATACCGGCCTTAAATGTTGCATTTTTCACAGAACTGCCGGCACCTCCGGGAGAAGCAGGTGGCGGGATGGCCAACGGTATTGTCGGTACGTTCACGCTTATTGGTCTCGCCTCGTTAATTGGCGTACCAGTAGGCTTAATGGCAGGAGTCTTCCTGTCAGAGTATGGACGCAATCGTTTCGGCAAACTTGTTTCATTTCTAACAGATATCATGCTTGGTGTACCTTCCATCGTTGTAGGTATTGTCGTATATGCTCTCGTAGTATTGTGGATGGGCGGTTTCTCCGCCTATGCGGGAGGAGTAGCCCTAGCGTTTATTATGATTCCGGCGGTTACCCGTACGACGGAAGAAATGCTGAAGCTAGTACCGAACCATATTCGGGAGGCAGGCCTTGCACTCGGTATTCCGAAGTGGCGTGTTATCATGCTGATAATCCTGCCCACTGCGTTGCGCGGAATTATTACCGGCATTATGCTGGCGGTGGCGCGTGTATCGGGAGAGACAGCTCCGCTGCTCTTCACAGCTTTCGGAAACATGTATTGGAATCAATCCCTCAATGAACCGATTGCTTCGATGCCAGTACTGGTATTTAATTATGCGATTTCTCCATATGCGGAATGGCAAGCTCAGGCGTGGGCAGGAGCGTTAACGCTCATTCTAATTGTTCTTGTGTTGAATGTATCTGCACGTTTAGTTACTAGAAAGCGATAG